DNA from Hyalangium minutum:
GCTCCACCCGTGCACCAGGAGCACGCGAGGGCCCTCGCCCCAGCTCCACACCGCGACTTGCTCACCGCACAGCTCCAGGAAGCGCTGCTGCCCTGGCTCCAGCACCGCGCGCGCCGTGCGCGAGGGCTGGGTCCGCCGCGGCGTGAAGAAGAGCCGCTCCGCCCACTGGCTCGTCCGCTCCGGGGCCACCGTACCGAGCGTCCGGACCGTGGTCCGCAGCGCCCACCGCGTCATTTCCGTCCGAACGTTCGTGCTATTTTTCGCCATGACAAGCTCCTGGGAGAGGCAGGGGAAGAGCGTGGCCGCTCAGGCCGTGGGGGTGCGGTAGAGGCTCAGCAGCGACTCGAAGGAGCGGCGGGCGCGCTCCTCGGCCTTGGGGTCGCGCATCAGGCGCGAGGCGTGGTGGCACGCGAGCATCACCCCGTACAGGTCCGAGGCGAACTGCTCCACATCCGCATCCTTGCGGAAGTGGCCCTCGTTGATGGCCGTGCGGGCTGTCTGTGCGATGCAGTCCATCCAGTCCTTCTGGCTCTGCACCAGCGTGTCGCGCGCGGGGCCCGGGGTGTCATCCAGCTCGGCGGCGGCGGCCACGAAGATGCA
Protein-coding regions in this window:
- a CDS encoding TetR/AcrR family transcriptional regulator, whose product is MRLASRVGLQGLTIGGLAEELQLSKSGLFAHFRSKSSLEVEVLEAATALFTEVVIRPALARPRGEPRIRALFERWLDWSRSAANEGGCIFVAAAAELDDTPGPARDTLVQSQKDWMDCIAQTARTAINEGHFRKDADVEQFASDLYGVMLACHHASRLMRDPKAEERARRSFESLLSLYRTPTA